The following is a genomic window from Candidatus Rokuibacteriota bacterium.
CGTCAAGAGCGACTGCGACCCCCAGGCGCAGCTCAACCGGGCCCTCGACGACCTGATGCGCCGGGAGATCATCAACACCGGCGTCATCTTCTGTCCGCGCGTCAAGTTCTACCCGGTCTCGATCGACCGGTTCCTCACCGAGATCCTCGACGAGGAATTCCGCGGCTAGCGCTGCTACACTCTCTGCCATGGCGGCGCCCCTGGACGGCATCCTGGTCGTGGACCTCTCCCAGAACGTGGCCGGCCCGTTCTGCACTCTGATCCTGGGGGATCTGGGCGCCGAGGTGATCAAGGTCGAGCGGCCCGAGCGGGGCGACGATGCCCGCGCCTGGGCGCCTCCGTTCTGGGGGGAGGAGAGCTCGGCCTTCATGAGCATGAACCGGAACAAGCGGAGCCTGGCCCTCGACCTGAAAGCGCCGGAGGGAGCCGAGATCCTGCGACGGCTCGTGGCCAGGGCCGATGTCTTCGTGCAGAGCCTGCGATCCGGCGTCGCCGAGGAGCTCGGGATCGGCTACGCCCAGCTCCGGCCCGTGAACCCGCGGCTCGTCTACTGCTCCGTCACCGCCTACGGCGAGCACGGCCCGCTGAGGGATCTCCCGGGTTATGACCCGCTGATGCAGGCCTACGCCGGGCTTATGTCGGTCAACGGCCATCCCGGACAGCCGCCGGCCCGCGTCGGGACCTCGATCGTCGACATGGGGACGGGCATGTGGGCCGCGCTCGGGATCGTCGCGGCGCTGCGCCAGCGCGAGCGCACCCGGCAGGGGAGTCACGTCGTCACCGCCCTTTTCGACACCACGCTGATGTGGGTGTCCTACCACATGATGGGCTACTTCGCCTCGGGCGAGGTGCCTCAGCCCCAGGGCTCGGGGACCCTCATGATCGCCCCGTATGAAGCGTTCCCCACGGCGGACGGTTATCTCATGATCGCGGCGGGGAGCGACGCCCTCTTCGCCCGCGCCTGCCAGGCCCTCGGGATCCCCGAGGCCGCCCGCGACCCGCGTTTCGCCGACAACCCGAGCCGGGTCAGGAACCGGAAGGCGCTCTTCGACCTGATCGCAGGGATCACCCAGCAGGAGACCTCGGGAGGGCTCCGGGAGCGCCTCAGGGCCGCCGGGGTGCCGTGCGCCCCGATCCTGAGCATCGACCAGGTTGCTGCCGAGCCCCAGACCGAGGCGAGCGGCATGCTCGTGAGCGCTCCCCACCCGCGCCTCTCCGACTACCGGAGCCTGGCGTTGCCGATCAGCTGGGACGGCATCCGCCCCGGCGTCAGGCGCGTCCCCCCGCTCCTGGGCGAGCACACCACCGAGGTGCTCAGGGAGCTCGGATTCAGCGCGGAGGAGATCGCGCGCCTCGATCAGCGGAAGGTGGTCCAGTCCCAATGACCGTCGAGCGAGACTACAAGACGCTCCGCGTCGCGAGGTCAGCGGACGGCTACGCGGTGACCGTCGAGCTTCACCGTCCCGAGGTCCTCAACGCCATGAACACCGCCATGGGCGAGGACCTCCTGGCCTGCTTCGAGGCGCTCTTCTGGGACAGGGCGATCCGCGCCGTGGTCCTCGCCAGCGCCGGCGAGAAGGCCTTCTGCGTCGGCGGAGACCTGAAGGAGCGCGAGGGGATGAGCGACGAGGCCTGGCGCGCGCAGCACGTGATCTTCGAGCAGGCCGCGTTCAGGATCCTCCGCTGCCCGGTACCGGTGATCGCCGCGGTGGAGGGGTTCGCCTTCGGCGGAGGCTGCGAACTGGCCGTCCTCTCGGACTTCGTCGTCGCCAGCGAGACCGCGGTGTTCGCGGTCCCCGAGGTCACGCGCGGGATCTTTCCCGGGATCGGCGGAACTCAGCTCCTCCCGCGGATCGTCGGCGCTCCGTTCGCCAAGGAGATGATCTTCACGGGCCGCCGGGTCTCGGCCCAGGAAGCGAAGGCCGTCGGCCTCGTGAATCATCTGGTGCCCGCGGGCCAGGCACGCACGAAGGCGCTCGAGGTCGCAGGCGTGATCGCCCAGAACGGCCCCGTGGCCGTCCGCCAGGCGAAGAAGGCGATCGCCTGGGGTGCCGAGACCGATCTGGAGACCGGAATGATCCTGGCGATTGAGGCCTATAACAACACTGTCGGTACCGAGGACCGGCTGGAGGGCGTGCGCGCCTTCAACGAGCGCCGGCCGCCTAAGTTCCAGGGGCGGTAGTTTGAGGGGCAAAAGTATGAGGTCGAAAGGG
Proteins encoded in this region:
- a CDS encoding CoA transferase, with translation MAAPLDGILVVDLSQNVAGPFCTLILGDLGAEVIKVERPERGDDARAWAPPFWGEESSAFMSMNRNKRSLALDLKAPEGAEILRRLVARADVFVQSLRSGVAEELGIGYAQLRPVNPRLVYCSVTAYGEHGPLRDLPGYDPLMQAYAGLMSVNGHPGQPPARVGTSIVDMGTGMWAALGIVAALRQRERTRQGSHVVTALFDTTLMWVSYHMMGYFASGEVPQPQGSGTLMIAPYEAFPTADGYLMIAAGSDALFARACQALGIPEAARDPRFADNPSRVRNRKALFDLIAGITQQETSGGLRERLRAAGVPCAPILSIDQVAAEPQTEASGMLVSAPHPRLSDYRSLALPISWDGIRPGVRRVPPLLGEHTTEVLRELGFSAEEIARLDQRKVVQSQ
- a CDS encoding enoyl-CoA hydratase/isomerase family protein, with amino-acid sequence MTVERDYKTLRVARSADGYAVTVELHRPEVLNAMNTAMGEDLLACFEALFWDRAIRAVVLASAGEKAFCVGGDLKEREGMSDEAWRAQHVIFEQAAFRILRCPVPVIAAVEGFAFGGGCELAVLSDFVVASETAVFAVPEVTRGIFPGIGGTQLLPRIVGAPFAKEMIFTGRRVSAQEAKAVGLVNHLVPAGQARTKALEVAGVIAQNGPVAVRQAKKAIAWGAETDLETGMILAIEAYNNTVGTEDRLEGVRAFNERRPPKFQGR